The region GATCAATCGCGCAAGCTATTGTTAACAACTTACAGTTGCGGATTGTGAATCATCTGGCGATTGTAAAGTAAGGGTATCAAAAGTGGAGGTAGTGGAGAACATTTCCTGAGCCATAGGCGGTGGTGGCGCTGGTTTTTTCTTGCGATAAGTACCACCCGGCGTAATCAATGATCCCGCACTTCCTATAGAAGTGTTAGAAGCATAATGTCCTCCACGATCCAGGGAGGTCTTTCGTGGTACAGGGCTGGGCTCTGGAGTTAGtctataaattaatattaaaccATCAACttcagtaaaaaataaatactggtcaagaggtaaaatttttaaatgtacaCAGATTTTTCAGTACCGAGTAATAAATCAGCTCATGGATTGAATACTCAGACTTACTTCTTTGTTCTTGGCTTCGGCACTGGCGTACCCTTATCAATGTTGGTCCCTGAGTTATCTTCGTCGGTTTCACAATCCTCATCGTCGCTCCAAAAGGGATTGAGATTTATTTGTGGCGCTTGAAGGCGTCGCCTGACTGGAGGCTGCGCACCCTGTGTATTCTCAGTCTTATTAACAACCGAAGAACTGTTGCGTGCAGCTGGACGCGGGGGAACAACTTCCTGGTCATTCTCATTTTCGTCGTCACTACTGCCGAAAGGATTAGTAGATACATATTTATCAGACTTATTATGAACCGCTGCGGGTCGTTGAGGGATTTCTTCCTTGATTTTGCCATCTTCATCACTGTCATCACTTTGAAAGGGGTTCAAGTCTTCTGGGTAATCACCAGAGGTACTCAAATCTACACCCGACACATTAAGTAGACTGGTAGTGTTTTGGGTTTTAGGCACCTGAGCATCCGTcgtatttattgtttcaacaCTATCTGTCGACGATTTTGCATCGTAAATTTTGAACGATTCGTGCTCAACTACCTCGACATCATCGGAGGTATCCAGTTGTGAAATCACgggagatttatttttctgttgttTCGATATTGGATCGGATTCTTGAGGACTTCCAATATTCCGATCATTTTCTTCCATGTCGACAACTTCCTCAATCTCCTTTTCCCTATCTTTCCTCTTTGTCTTCTTACTCGATAGAACAATATTATTTACAGAAACAGAATTTggttcatttgctctctcctCGACAACATCTGgctgtttattattttcaaaaatcatcagTCGCTGCTGAACGAGCGAGAGACGCTGTCCAGCAGATTCGCTGATCCGTGCCTCGTCTCCGCGGGCAGCAAGCGTGTCTTTGGTATCCTCGTTACACATTAAACTTTTATTACTATCATCTAAGTCATGATTCGCGGTGGCAGTTAGACGCTGATTACTAACAACATTATTATAGTTACGACTTAAATTACAATCTTTATTATTTACACCGATCTCCTCCttcacctcctcctcctcttcttcctcctcgttACGCCTCGgggtcgtcgtcgtcgtggcCGCGGGTGAATGCGTTCCTTCTCTACCACCTTCTTCAAATCCGCTGACTTCAATCGTCGGATTCGACGACGACCTTGTCGGCgtaaaagatgaagaagaagtcGGAGATTCGCACATCGGCTCAGCTACAGGCAAACTGCAGCCGAGAAGAACCTCCGATGTTTTATCGTCCGATTCGTCTGGGGTCCGACGTTCGTTATCTGCAGGATGTTGCGGTGATATCTCGTCATTCGCTGGAGTCGTTCGCGGCCGAAGTTCGTTCGTCGTCACTTCGTTGTTGTCCTCGTTTCCGACAAGCAACTGGTTCGTCATAAAGTTCAGCCTGATTTTCGCTACCTCAGAAGTGACGGCAGAATTGCTCGTACGCTTCGAGCTCTTCTCCTCGTCGCTGAGAGCCCGTTTGTAAGTCGGACTCGGAGGCGGACGATAATCGAGCGGCTCTCTTAATCCGGCCGACAACGCGGTCTGGTTATAGTCCTGGTACATAACCGGAACAGTGGAGACCGTGGCTTCCTCGTCCGGGCATGTCTCGCAGCAGTATTGACCCTCCTCGGTCTCGTAATAATTACCAAGGGTTAGCTGATTGTTGCACCTTGCACACCTGAAGCAGGTCCGGTGGTACAGCGAACGCGAGATTACCAATTTCTCGGCGAGGAAAACTGGCAGACCGCAAACGACGCACGGTTCCTTTCTCACCCCCAGACGAACCCCCATctaaattaacaaaaaaaaggagaaaaaaaccaAGGATTAGAGAGATTTATTATGTATTAATGAACGTCACTATATACTGTGGCGGAGCACATACAatgagggggggggggcacgCAGTGCGTTATTGGAATTTCCCGAAGTCACACGTTCTTTGACGGTTTTTTACATTGGAAATCATGCCTGCACCGTTCGCGTGAAAATGAAtccatctttttttctctctctatcggGCGTATATCTTGGTAGCTAAAAAATATCTAGATTCGTTATGCAATTTTCCTTAAAAATCTGTAACATCATTCGGTTTTCGCAGCTGCACCTGCAGTGTCAGTTACAATCTTTAGGCGAAAATGTAACACGAAAACGGGGGATCTCTAATAGTTTTGTAAAATGAGACGTGGACACATATTTACAATGACATAACGTCTGATAATTCTAACGCTGGCACTTGGAGGCGAGTAATTGATTTAGCGCCAACTCGAAATGAATATATTAATACTACGTCTTGGCCCATCGTGAATTCCAATAAGTTGAAgtcaagatgaaaaaaaattcctatagacatggtaaaaaattgaaacctttagaacaattaaaatattgtaaaaaaaataaataaataaataaacaaaacatgGAGCGAACCTGGGATTCCGAATCACCAGACACGTCACAGTCTGTATCAGGTATCATAACTACCGTTGAATATTCCTCCTCATGCTGCATATCTTCTGAATATGTATAGTATGTTTATACaataacgattattttttcatttaaatattccTTTTTCGAGTCATGTATTGTGTGTAAATAATTAACTAGAGCCGAATTTCGTGAAATTAGTCTTATTACTTCAAGGGTCGTTGACATGAAATCTTTTAAATACCGCTCAAATATCAAAGGCAACAAATACGACTGTTGTCCAGTTACAACAAGCGCGAGGAAAAATACGGCGAcgcgataatatttttttataaaattattacaacgCAAGTATGGAGTCCGCACACACTTTATACCAAAAATCAAAGTGGCATCAACGACGTCGCGAACGACACACGCGATACTGAAGTATAAATAGCACCGCGTGGCTTATGACAGGGTTCTCTTCGTTGCCGCTTCCTATGTGCCTAAGTAAGATTATACGGTGAGTACCTAGTAGGAGTGGTGAGGAGAGAAAAGACCCTACGGAGCGGAGGGACGCCTCCTCCCtttctctctatttctttattttcaatggtAGTAATACCCGACCTGACTGCCGCGCTACGGGAAATTCTTAGAATTACATTGCACAAATACCCACCCACCAAGTACATACCTACCTACACCACCTACACCACCTGCTTACATTTTTCAAGTGTGCATAGAGTCAAGTACCGCCTAATCATCGTCTTTATAGCCCGATATAAGAACACTACTTGGCAATTTAAGTAATCAACGACGTATACACCTAACGGAAACAGTTATGCATACAGGAAACTCATCGTCAAGGAGGGAAAATAtgtttatgaattattatttatttattttttttttgccaagaACGGAATATACATTATTTGTTAAAACTTTGACAACATTTTGTGCATACAATcaaataatgacaataatttcattgaaatatttcctCGGAAAATATGGAAGATGCGCAGATCAGACTGTGTAAGTTCTGGAGGCCACAGtttttatctgaaatcaatagggtttcaaattttcttctacaTGAACCCATCTTCTCCCCGAAAAAATTGCTAACTCAGGTGTTTAAACAAAACGGTACAATTTATtgccgtgttttttttttttttttttttaaacaatattacTCCAAATTTAGGTTCATATAGAAGAAGGACATGTCCTTAAAGTAAACTTGAAACCCTATTGATTTCAGATTAAAACCTGTGGCCTCCAGAATCTAGACAGTCCGATGGTGACCTCCGATGGGTGGCAGTTGCAATCTCCCTTATTTTCCATGgaaatacttttaaaaaattacgatgTTCATTTGAatatatgatgtataaaatgttCTCAAAGTGTCAATAAATTATGTACATTACTTTATTgccggtaaaaaaaaaaaactcatgaaactaatttaaaaaaaaaaataaaaaaaaacgtcctAAGCCGGTCTCCCCCCCTCAAATGATCCCTTACTACAAATAACCCTTTAAGTCAAATCTATCAACGAATAGATCTCACGTTACAGGTACGCGTAATATTTGACTCCTAACGTCAATTCTCACTTCTTTGCAACGCCTCTATgtctaaaataaaaaataaaaatttctttgatttataattattatcgttatacgCGTGAGAGCGATGAAGTGCAGAACATGTATATGCATAAATGTGAGTATGAGAAACCAATACCGCACCAccatgtataaataaacatataataaaTACCGTAAGGAAGGTGTGACATGCGACGTGAACAGTGTGCGGGATAATAAAGTTGCAGAGAGGTCAGGCGAGTTAAATTTGATAGTGTAaactgtgaaaataaaaataaaattaaataatgagcataaatttttcattttttctttctctctgcgTACAAGACAAACTGTATGTACAATACCTGACGTTTACAGTAAAAGTTGTGAGCGAaacaattaatttaataaGCATGAAACGCCGCCGCCGTTAGATGTATAAACATTATAGTGCAGAGTGAgaagtgagtgagtgagtaagcaaaaacaataaacaacaAAGCGATTTACCTTCTAGCAGAATATTTCAGGTTTATATTGCCCCATTAAGTCCAAGCTTTCCTCCTGgagaacaaaaataaacagTGAAGTGTTAAGAATTTCGAATGATAGGACAACGTCGTTACAAATGATCGACAATAGCGAACTGAGAATATCGTATCGTATCGGTGTgattataacatattacacGTATGATATAATGCAACGAACGCATGTATACTAACTCATTACATTATACTTCACACATGCGCTACTACGgtaaaaatagtaataataataataataataatgatgacgatgatgatgatgacgatgatgatgctAAAAACGGACAGACGAacaacgaaaaagaaaataaaagaccACAACGTTGTTGAACATACAGTATTATAAGGGTACGAGACAAAAATCagaatgtaaaaaatcaaataaaacgATTGCAATTGacggtgtgaaaaaattaaaggacggacggatgaatgaatgaattcgATTTCAACGTTGACGTGAATATTTCTAAATATCGAAGTCtacgtatctcaaacgcgaaaaaAGGTCTATAGGCCCTATTctatacacaattctgaacCAAAAAGACTGCAacgcattttcattttatgcagaaataaagaaatggcataaTCTACGAATTTACTACTGCAATTTTCTAGAatccatgaaatttttttatttctgcgtGAAAGGAAGATGAATTGCcgtgtttttgtttataatagcGTATAGAATGAGTCTGTTAAGACCTTTTCCGTGTTTGAAACAAGCGTACTTGAATATTTCAACATATGTACAACAACGTCGAAAACAACCAGGGCACTCCGTCAAAATCGTCTGAGGTAAGAAACGAGACGAAAATCtgtaaatgaaaatcataCAAGTACAATCGTATATAACTCATATATGTACAGAGATAGGGAAATCGAACGACaaagaataataatgttaCGAGGATGCAGAAGACTCgacggaaataaaataatctcgAAACACGATCCTGCGTATTCGTCGAAATATCTGCAGTCGTTGACAATACTTGGCTCGCAATCAGAACTGCGATAAAGGAAAGTCGTTGGATATATAGCGCACGGTTAACCAGGTGCATACAATACGCTGGCACATATAAACGAACGAGGCAGATTATGCACGTAGTGCATGATGGTAAAATTTTCCGGGGCCGCCGTTGAAAGTGGGCTAATTGTAAAATCGTGAGAATAGCAAGAGTAGCGCATGGCATGAAAGGAGCGGGGAGAGAAGAGGGCGGTTACAACAATATACCCGACTACATAACTGAACAAGCTTCCTTCCATGTGAGTGTCGCCGTCTGTATTACAATCCAAAGTCTAATCCCATTCGATGCCCCATCCGATCATTGGAAAGTTTATAACGCTTATGTACGTTCTTCCGTGGTTTATTGATCATGCGATTGAAAGTCAGCTCGTACATCCGACACGTACCCTTACACCttgtaatataaatgaaagGACGGCGTCTATCCTACGCTGTGGTAAGAACGGAACTTTGTTATAAGCgagagaaaatttgatttttgatctttgaaaagaaaaaaaaaaaaaaaaaaaacagcgaaGATATAcgtgatttcaattttgaccttgaataacttttggaaatatttgtgctatggaaaaaattagaagacCTTTGTTGCGGAGCAGTAAATTATACCCTACAAAAATGGGAGATTAATGTACCTtcccctattaatcattaaatggaaaattgctgTCAGGAATCactaaatattgaaattataacAGACATCTTATTTCCTCTTCCTGCAACTATCAAACGTGttgactttgaaaaaaaacacaaacaaatggtcgttttttttttattggaccACCCTAATGTGTACATCCATGGACTGCAGGACAAGAGAATAAGAATGAGATGATGAGGTgatggaagaagaagaggaagaagaaggaaaataatAAGTCAAGAGGTTTAAGCCGGGTTTATGCGTACTCGTTCAGACTGCTAATAAGCGGCGACGAAACTTGTACCGTTATCTCAACATGTACCCAcctaggtatgtatgtacgcgTATTTATGCAGGTAAGCATTTCCTTTACGGGTATAATAACGCGTTTAAGTTCGTACATTAAGTGAACGGTGGAAATATTTCACCATCAAACTCGTTGTTTTGACCCTGAGGACCGCCAGGTGAGGACGAGGCCTTGTTAGAAATGTTGAACGCCGTTATATTTTTACtacccaaaaaaaaatagaagcgAAGCTTCTTCGTCAGATTCGGTTGATTTAAATCTATACCTATATCGTGAAGattgaatgtattttttttttttcgtt is a window of Neodiprion pinetum isolate iyNeoPine1 chromosome 4, iyNeoPine1.2, whole genome shotgun sequence DNA encoding:
- the MICAL-like gene encoding MICAL-like protein 1 isoform X2, which translates into the protein MAERRGTKALELWCRRITEGYPGVNVQNMTTSWRDGLAFCAMIHHFRPDLVDFNSLNKDDVYGNNELAFRTAEQHLGIPALLDAEDMASCAVPDRLSILTYLSQFYQTFGGLSPSRSALKRTSKEEPDARLASVSGSPQPKMGVRLGVRKEPCVVCGLPVFLAEKLVISRSLYHRTCFRCARCNNQLTLGNYYETEEGQYCCETCPDEEATVSTVPVMYQDYNQTALSAGLREPLDYRPPPSPTYKRALSDEEKSSKRTSNSAVTSEVAKIRLNFMTNQLLVGNEDNNEVTTNELRPRTTPANDEISPQHPADNERRTPDESDDKTSEVLLGCSLPVAEPMCESPTSSSSFTPTRSSSNPTIEVSGFEEGGREGTHSPAATTTTTPRRNEEEEEEEEVKEEIGVNNKDCNLSRNYNNVVSNQRLTATANHDLDDSNKSLMCNEDTKDTLAARGDEARISESAGQRLSLVQQRLMIFENNKQPDVVEERANEPNSVSVNNIVLSSKKTKRKDREKEIEEVVDMEENDRNIGSPQESDPISKQQKNKSPVISQLDTSDDVEVVEHESFKIYDAKSSTDSVETINTTDAQVPKTQNTTSLLNVSGVDLSTSGDYPEDLNPFQSDDSDEDGKIKEEIPQRPAAVHNKSDKYVSTNPFGSSDDENENDQEVVPPRPAARNSSSVVNKTENTQGAQPPVRRRLQAPQINLNPFWSDDEDCETDEDNSGTNIDKGTPVPKPRTKKLTPEPSPVPRKTSLDRGGHYASNTSIGSAGSLITPGGTYRKKKPAPPPPMAQEMFSTTSTFDTLTLQSPDDSQSATDVPLRTPRIRKTKPAPPPPIFTSTPQNITDLFSSEEKNAEERRSGIWDDQKSSKDETNRNRQSLFNIPDTDEGGQHYSAAFVDKSAQGKWKRKKGPAPPRPIPHKRKIKVMSIKDVKLELDEIELQQQGLEKQGVRLEQLIRDKCETGQENEELTSLRVDVEELVLELFALVNEKNELFRRQAELMLLRRQQRLEEEHADVEYQIRCLMSQPEATKTDSDKQREEVLIQRLVEIVERRNEIVECLEMDRRREVEEDRSINEQMGIFAAIH
- the MICAL-like gene encoding MICAL-like protein 1 isoform X1, which produces MAERRGTKALELWCRRITEGYPGVNVQNMTTSWRDGLAFCAMIHHFRPDLVDFNSLNKDDVYGNNELAFRTAEQHLGIPALLDAEDMASCAVPDRLSILTYLSQFYQTFGGLSPSRSALKRTSKEEPDARLASVSGSPQPKMGVRLGVRKEPCVVCGLPVFLAEKLVISRSLYHRTCFRCARCNNQLTLGNYYETEEGQYCCETCPDEEATVSTVPVMYQDYNQTALSAGLREPLDYRPPPSPTYKRALSDEEKSSKRTSNSAVTSEVAKIRLNFMTNQLLVGNEDNNEVTTNELRPRTTPANDEISPQHPADNERRTPDESDDKTSEVLLGCSLPVAEPMCESPTSSSSFTPTRSSSNPTIEVSGFEEGGREGTHSPAATTTTTPRRNEEEEEEEEVKEEIGVNNKDCNLSRNYNNVVSNQRLTATANHDLDDSNKSLMCNEDTKDTLAARGDEARISESAGQRLSLVQQRLMIFENNKQPDVVEERANEPNSVSVNNIVLSSKKTKRKDREKEIEEVVDMEENDRNIGSPQESDPISKQQKNKSPVISQLDTSDDVEVVEHESFKIYDAKSSTDSVETINTTDAQVPKTQNTTSLLNVSGVDLSTSGDYPEDLNPFQSDDSDEDGKIKEEIPQRPAAVHNKSDKYVSTNPFGSSDDENENDQEVVPPRPAARNSSSVVNKTENTQGAQPPVRRRLQAPQINLNPFWSDDEDCETDEDNSGTNIDKGTPVPKPRTKKLTPEPSPVPRKTSLDRGGHYASNTSIGSAGSLITPGGTYRKKKPAPPPPMAQEMFSTTSTFDTLTLQSPDDSQSATDVPLRTPRIRKTKPAPPPPIFTSTPQNITDLFSSEEKNAEERRSGIWDDQKSSKDETNRNRQSLFNIPDTDEGGQHYSAAFVDKSAQGKWKRKKGPAPPRPIPHKRKIKVMSIKDVKLELDEIELQQQGLEKQGVRLEQLIRDKCETGQENEELTSLRVDVEELVLELFALVNEKNELFRRQAELMLLRRQQRLEEEHADVEYQIRCLMSQPEATKTDSDKQREEVLIQRLVEIVERRNEIVECLEMDRRREVEEDRSINEQMGIFAAKSKADLTMCGSNDSQSLPITKKEKLKDKVKEKKVKKNHKKDADKDVDETELKLKRHKRKWF
- the MICAL-like gene encoding MICAL-like protein 2 isoform X3, which translates into the protein MGVRLGVRKEPCVVCGLPVFLAEKLVISRSLYHRTCFRCARCNNQLTLGNYYETEEGQYCCETCPDEEATVSTVPVMYQDYNQTALSAGLREPLDYRPPPSPTYKRALSDEEKSSKRTSNSAVTSEVAKIRLNFMTNQLLVGNEDNNEVTTNELRPRTTPANDEISPQHPADNERRTPDESDDKTSEVLLGCSLPVAEPMCESPTSSSSFTPTRSSSNPTIEVSGFEEGGREGTHSPAATTTTTPRRNEEEEEEEEVKEEIGVNNKDCNLSRNYNNVVSNQRLTATANHDLDDSNKSLMCNEDTKDTLAARGDEARISESAGQRLSLVQQRLMIFENNKQPDVVEERANEPNSVSVNNIVLSSKKTKRKDREKEIEEVVDMEENDRNIGSPQESDPISKQQKNKSPVISQLDTSDDVEVVEHESFKIYDAKSSTDSVETINTTDAQVPKTQNTTSLLNVSGVDLSTSGDYPEDLNPFQSDDSDEDGKIKEEIPQRPAAVHNKSDKYVSTNPFGSSDDENENDQEVVPPRPAARNSSSVVNKTENTQGAQPPVRRRLQAPQINLNPFWSDDEDCETDEDNSGTNIDKGTPVPKPRTKKLTPEPSPVPRKTSLDRGGHYASNTSIGSAGSLITPGGTYRKKKPAPPPPMAQEMFSTTSTFDTLTLQSPDDSQSATDVPLRTPRIRKTKPAPPPPIFTSTPQNITDLFSSEEKNAEERRSGIWDDQKSSKDETNRNRQSLFNIPDTDEGGQHYSAAFVDKSAQGKWKRKKGPAPPRPIPHKRKIKVMSIKDVKLELDEIELQQQGLEKQGVRLEQLIRDKCETGQENEELTSLRVDVEELVLELFALVNEKNELFRRQAELMLLRRQQRLEEEHADVEYQIRCLMSQPEATKTDSDKQREEVLIQRLVEIVERRNEIVECLEMDRRREVEEDRSINEQMGIFAAKSKADLTMCGSNDSQSLPITKKEKLKDKVKEKKVKKNHKKDADKDVDETELKLKRHKRKWF